The following are encoded in a window of Candidatus Limnocylindrales bacterium genomic DNA:
- a CDS encoding STAS domain-containing protein, whose amino-acid sequence MQKLRISTEVVGPHKDIVKIKVSGFLDAHTVPEMEEVVQSLIEKGLYKMIVDLEELSYISSAGLGVFMSVIGDIRDNRGDIILIRIPPKIFKVFDLLGFTEIFTTLNQEEEAILAFTKE is encoded by the coding sequence ATGCAGAAACTGAGAATTTCTACTGAGGTGGTCGGTCCTCACAAGGACATTGTCAAAATAAAAGTGAGTGGCTTTTTAGATGCCCATACGGTTCCAGAAATGGAAGAGGTTGTGCAATCTCTGATAGAAAAAGGCCTCTACAAAATGATTGTGGATCTGGAGGAGCTTTCTTACATTAGTAGTGCCGGATTAGGAGTTTTTATGAGTGTCATTGGAGATATTCGAGACAATCGCGGAGATATCATTCTCATCCGGATACCGCCTAAGATCTTCAAGGTGTTTGATCTCTTGGGATTTACCGAGATTTTTACCACGCTAAATCAAGAAGAAGAAGCCATCCTGGCCTTTACTAAGGAATGA
- a CDS encoding DUF350 domain-containing protein: protein MGAFIASVFSALLGILLFILAYKVYDLIVPFDLTKELEEDQNIAVGIVIAGMIIGISIIIAATIMPAPQIVMPK from the coding sequence ATGGGAGCCTTTATTGCAAGTGTCTTCTCTGCCTTATTAGGAATTCTGTTGTTCATCCTGGCCTATAAGGTCTACGATCTCATCGTTCCCTTTGATTTAACCAAAGAGCTGGAGGAAGATCAAAATATTGCCGTCGGCATTGTCATTGCCGGTATGATCATCGGTATTTCTATTATTATTGCAGCAACAATCATGCCAGCTCCTCAAATTGTGATGCCAAAATAA
- the arc gene encoding proteasome ATPase, which produces MKKLSSHIPMSEASLRYRLSQCERESQELQNQIKLLESESEELTRKLEKNLGEFEILRRKYYRTKEQLAEAKRQNEKLVGILQESKIQIQELKEEVDKLCAPPNSYGTFIESNDDHTIDIDLEGRRLKVNVRPGIDTSQIQRGQQLVLNEALNVVDVAGYDTRGEVVQVKDILGEDRVIVIGRADEERVIQLSDKLRKEKINIGDHLMINPRSNYAIEKLPKSQVEEVVLEEVPNITYADIGGLDKQIEEIRDAIELPYIYPEEFKKHKLTPPKGILLYGPPGCGKTLIAKAVANSLAKQMEKKTGVKTKSYFLNVKGPELLNKYVGETEYKIREVFKKAKEKSKEDSPVIVFFDEMDSLFRLRGSGISSDMEATVVAQFLSEIDGVESLGNVIVIGATNRQDLIDPAVLRPGRLDIKIKIDRPNLEGAKAIFAIYLTPDLPLHEEELARFNHDREKTVKYLIDKTAERMYSTDDENKFLEVTYAKGEKEVFYFKDFASGAMIENIVRRAKKRALKRYIEKGEWGIKSEDLLEAVRDEYKENEDLPNTTNPDDWAKISGRKGEKIVNVRTLLGGEKGGGGRSIENITAGQYL; this is translated from the coding sequence ATGAAAAAGCTATCCTCCCATATTCCCATGAGCGAGGCCTCTTTGAGATATCGCCTATCTCAATGTGAACGGGAAAGCCAGGAACTCCAGAATCAAATAAAGCTTCTCGAGAGTGAATCTGAGGAGTTGACAAGAAAACTGGAAAAAAACCTCGGTGAATTTGAAATTTTAAGAAGGAAATATTACCGAACCAAAGAACAATTGGCGGAAGCCAAAAGGCAGAATGAGAAACTGGTAGGGATTCTACAAGAATCTAAGATTCAGATTCAAGAATTAAAGGAGGAGGTTGACAAACTTTGTGCACCTCCCAACAGTTATGGAACTTTTATAGAGAGTAATGATGACCATACCATCGATATCGACCTGGAGGGGAGAAGGCTCAAAGTAAACGTAAGACCTGGGATTGATACCAGTCAAATTCAGAGAGGTCAACAGTTAGTACTCAACGAAGCCCTGAATGTGGTGGATGTTGCCGGCTATGATACCAGAGGGGAAGTAGTCCAGGTTAAAGATATTTTAGGTGAAGATCGGGTTATTGTAATAGGTCGGGCCGATGAAGAGCGGGTGATTCAGCTCTCGGATAAACTAAGAAAGGAGAAGATCAATATCGGGGATCATCTGATGATTAATCCTCGCTCCAACTATGCCATTGAAAAACTACCCAAATCCCAGGTAGAAGAAGTGGTTTTAGAGGAGGTCCCCAATATTACCTATGCCGATATCGGGGGATTAGATAAACAGATCGAAGAGATTCGGGATGCCATTGAGCTTCCCTATATTTATCCTGAAGAATTCAAGAAACATAAATTGACCCCCCCGAAAGGGATTCTTCTGTATGGTCCTCCGGGGTGTGGAAAAACCCTTATTGCGAAGGCAGTAGCCAACAGTCTGGCTAAGCAAATGGAGAAGAAAACGGGGGTTAAAACCAAGAGTTACTTCCTGAATGTTAAAGGCCCCGAACTCCTTAACAAGTATGTCGGAGAAACAGAGTATAAGATCCGAGAGGTCTTTAAAAAAGCCAAGGAGAAGTCCAAGGAGGACTCTCCGGTGATTGTTTTCTTCGATGAGATGGATTCTCTCTTCCGGCTCCGGGGTTCCGGGATTTCTTCAGATATGGAAGCTACGGTGGTTGCCCAATTCCTCTCGGAGATCGATGGAGTAGAATCCTTAGGGAATGTTATTGTAATTGGAGCCACCAACCGGCAGGATCTGATTGATCCTGCAGTTTTAAGACCGGGTCGGCTCGATATCAAGATTAAAATAGACCGTCCTAATTTAGAGGGGGCCAAGGCCATTTTTGCGATTTATTTAACGCCAGATCTTCCTCTCCATGAAGAGGAACTGGCACGATTCAACCATGATCGGGAGAAGACCGTTAAATATCTCATTGATAAAACTGCCGAGCGGATGTATAGTACCGACGATGAGAACAAATTCCTGGAAGTGACTTATGCCAAGGGAGAAAAAGAGGTTTTCTATTTTAAAGATTTTGCCAGCGGTGCCATGATCGAAAATATTGTCCGAAGAGCTAAGAAAAGAGCGTTGAAGCGATATATAGAAAAAGGAGAATGGGGAATCAAGTCTGAGGATCTTCTGGAGGCTGTTCGAGACGAGTACAAAGAGAATGAAGATTTACCCAACACCACCAATCCAGATGATTGGGCTAAGATTTCCGGTCGAAAGGGTGAAAAGATTGTCAATGTACGAACCCTGTTGGGGGGTGAAAAAGGTGGCGGTGGACGCAGCATAGAAAACATCACAGCAGGACAATATTTGTAG
- the dop gene encoding depupylase/deamidase Dop — protein MSECFVPSDIFFMAIEKIIGTETEYGITTKNDVEFDAISHSMLLVNSYQPDPTVKIIWDYDQENPLVDARGFKVERKIEAPREKDNAAINKVLDNGARYYVDHAHPEFSTPECSNARDLVKYEKAGEWIVNVSRMQANQLIPAGEEILIYKNNSDRKGNSYGYHENYLMDRKTPFELIVTHLTPFLISRQIFTGAGKVGFENDSDPVDYQISQRADFFETEIGLDTMVKRPIINTRDEPHADREKYRRLHVIVGDSNMSEVTTYLKVGTTALVLKMIEDKFIDKDLTLRNPVKAIRDISHDITCKKKVQLDNGKKFTAIQIQKEYLELAKKYASQQEKNPITEDILARWERVLTKLEEEPDQLNREIDWVIKKYLITNYMKSRGCNWTDSKVLMMDLQYHDVRPEKGLYYLLLKQGGVERILNDAEILEAVENPPIDTRAYFRGSCLRKYRSEIFGVSWSALSFSVDEVSIKRVLMSEPAKGSKAHVQELLERSATAKELLKNLAA, from the coding sequence ATGAGTGAATGCTTTGTCCCTTCAGACATTTTTTTTATGGCTATTGAAAAGATCATAGGCACTGAGACGGAATATGGAATTACGACTAAAAACGATGTGGAATTCGATGCAATATCCCATTCCATGCTCCTGGTAAATAGCTATCAACCGGACCCTACGGTTAAAATTATCTGGGATTACGACCAAGAGAATCCCCTGGTCGATGCCCGGGGGTTCAAAGTAGAAAGAAAGATAGAAGCCCCTCGAGAAAAAGACAATGCAGCCATCAACAAAGTCCTGGATAACGGAGCACGGTACTATGTGGATCATGCCCATCCTGAATTTTCCACCCCGGAATGTTCCAATGCCCGAGATTTGGTTAAATATGAGAAAGCTGGAGAATGGATCGTTAATGTCAGCCGGATGCAGGCCAACCAACTGATCCCGGCCGGGGAAGAGATTCTCATCTATAAGAATAACAGCGACCGGAAAGGGAACAGTTACGGATACCATGAGAACTACCTCATGGATCGAAAAACCCCCTTCGAACTCATTGTTACTCACCTGACTCCTTTCTTAATATCTCGGCAGATCTTTACGGGAGCCGGCAAGGTGGGATTCGAAAATGACAGTGATCCGGTAGATTATCAGATTTCTCAAAGAGCCGACTTTTTCGAAACCGAAATAGGTCTGGATACCATGGTCAAAAGACCCATTATTAATACCCGGGATGAACCCCATGCAGACCGTGAAAAATACCGAAGGTTACATGTGATTGTAGGGGACTCCAACATGTCGGAGGTTACCACGTATCTGAAAGTCGGAACCACGGCCCTGGTTCTCAAAATGATTGAAGATAAGTTCATTGATAAAGACCTGACGCTTCGTAACCCGGTGAAGGCGATCCGGGATATTTCCCACGATATCACCTGTAAGAAGAAGGTCCAGTTAGATAATGGTAAAAAATTCACGGCGATTCAAATTCAGAAGGAATATCTGGAGTTAGCTAAAAAGTATGCCAGTCAGCAAGAGAAGAATCCTATCACAGAAGATATTCTGGCAAGATGGGAAAGGGTACTGACCAAATTGGAAGAGGAACCGGACCAGCTGAACCGGGAAATTGATTGGGTAATTAAAAAATACCTGATCACAAATTATATGAAGAGTCGTGGCTGTAACTGGACGGATTCCAAAGTTCTTATGATGGATCTCCAGTACCATGACGTTCGTCCTGAAAAGGGATTATATTATCTATTACTAAAACAAGGAGGAGTTGAGCGTATTTTAAATGATGCGGAGATTTTAGAGGCCGTTGAGAATCCCCCCATCGACACCCGGGCTTATTTTCGCGGAAGCTGCTTACGAAAGTATCGATCGGAAATATTCGGGGTGAGTTGGAGTGCTTTGTCCTTTAGTGTCGATGAGGTTTCTATTAAGAGAGTTCTCATGTCAGAACCGGCGAAAGGATCCAAAGCCCATGTCCAGGAGCTTCTTGAACGCTCTGCAACGGCTAAAGAATTGTTGAAGAATCTTGCAGCTTAA
- a CDS encoding ubiquitin-like protein Pup, with the protein MTSLNFLGRQPESNPETFFHVITASTDQQKKVKKPEAPQQEKSERTGTGVAEKGEKIKKDLDKLMDEIDEVLEENAEEFVKSYVQRGGE; encoded by the coding sequence ATGACATCTCTAAACTTTTTAGGTCGCCAACCGGAAAGTAACCCTGAGACTTTCTTCCATGTGATAACTGCCAGTACCGATCAACAGAAAAAAGTTAAAAAACCCGAAGCACCTCAACAAGAGAAAAGTGAGAGAACCGGAACGGGAGTTGCCGAGAAAGGTGAAAAGATTAAAAAGGATCTGGATAAGCTCATGGATGAAATCGATGAGGTACTCGAAGAGAATGCAGAGGAATTCGTGAAAAGTTATGTCCAAAGAGGGGGAGAATAA
- the prcB gene encoding proteasome subunit beta produces MSVPHGTTILALRYQNGVLIAGDRRAIEGPQISSRTMEKVYKTDDYSAMAIAGAAGPAIDMARLFQVELEHYEKLEGERLTLEGKANRLAQMIRQNLPAAFQGLIVIPIFAGYDLKRKEGRIFKYDVVGGKYEEEEFYATGSGGKDARNTMKKLYRRGLQEEEALKVALEALIDASEEDVGTGGPDLVRGIYPTVKKITEQGIMDVPETTVASICKAIIESRKNQ; encoded by the coding sequence GTGTCCGTACCTCACGGGACTACCATCCTGGCCTTAAGGTATCAAAATGGAGTCCTCATTGCAGGGGATCGTCGGGCCATTGAAGGACCTCAGATTTCTTCCAGAACTATGGAGAAGGTTTATAAAACCGATGATTACTCTGCAATGGCCATCGCTGGCGCCGCAGGTCCTGCCATTGACATGGCGCGCTTGTTTCAAGTAGAGTTGGAACATTATGAGAAACTCGAAGGGGAGCGATTAACCCTGGAAGGTAAAGCGAATCGATTGGCCCAAATGATCAGGCAGAATCTCCCGGCAGCCTTTCAAGGCTTGATCGTGATTCCTATTTTTGCCGGCTACGACCTCAAGCGAAAAGAAGGTCGGATCTTTAAGTACGATGTAGTCGGTGGAAAGTACGAAGAGGAGGAATTTTATGCCACGGGTTCTGGTGGGAAAGACGCCCGCAATACCATGAAGAAGCTCTACCGGAGAGGACTCCAGGAAGAAGAAGCTCTTAAAGTAGCTCTGGAAGCTCTCATTGATGCGTCGGAAGAAGATGTAGGAACTGGTGGACCGGATCTGGTTCGAGGGATTTACCCTACCGTCAAAAAAATTACCGAACAGGGTATCATGGATGTACCAGAAACAACCGTTGCATCTATTTGTAAGGCGATTATAGAAAGTCGCAAAAATCAATAG
- the prcA gene encoding proteasome subunit alpha, translating to MVLPYYVSPEQMMQDKAEYARKGIAKGKSLVAMEYRDGIILTAENPSSSLHKIWEIYDRIAFAGVGKYSEFENLRKSGVRYADTKGYIYSREDVTAKSLAEAYSQAIGNVFTQEVKPLEIEILVVEVGEVQSENAMYHILFDGSISDRKQFAVIGGQAEEVTRFLKEQYRENSSLADALWLSQKALRVVENKPISETNLEVAILDRNRPGRKFKRIPPAEIRDLMKSYL from the coding sequence ATGGTTTTACCCTATTACGTCTCACCGGAACAGATGATGCAGGATAAGGCGGAGTACGCCCGAAAAGGAATCGCCAAGGGTAAATCTCTGGTGGCTATGGAATACCGAGATGGTATTATCCTCACCGCCGAGAACCCGAGTTCCTCCCTGCATAAAATATGGGAAATCTACGATCGGATCGCTTTTGCCGGGGTAGGTAAATACAGCGAGTTTGAAAATTTGCGTAAATCCGGCGTGAGATATGCCGATACCAAAGGATATATCTACAGTCGAGAAGATGTCACGGCGAAGTCCCTAGCGGAAGCCTATTCTCAGGCAATAGGAAATGTCTTCACCCAGGAAGTTAAACCCTTAGAAATCGAAATCTTGGTTGTGGAAGTCGGAGAAGTTCAGTCGGAAAATGCCATGTACCATATCCTTTTCGACGGTAGTATCAGCGATCGGAAGCAATTTGCGGTGATTGGAGGTCAAGCGGAAGAAGTAACCCGTTTTTTAAAAGAACAGTATCGGGAAAATAGTTCCTTGGCAGATGCTTTGTGGCTGAGTCAAAAAGCCCTTAGAGTCGTGGAAAATAAACCGATCAGTGAAACGAATCTTGAGGTCGCGATCCTGGACAGGAATCGTCCAGGAAGGAAGTTTAAACGTATCCCCCCCGCGGAGATACGAGACCTTATGAAAAGTTATCTTTAG
- a CDS encoding proteasome accessory factor PafA2 family protein has translation MEKRIYGLESEYGIIFTSNGRKTLPVEKVVRYLFEQLVTTEGFLNVFLENGARFYQDTGYHPEYATPECTNPLDLVRYDKAGERILEKLLNYAEYKIAKEGISGNLAIFKNNTDFIGNSYGCHENYLVDRNANFYYLAEQLIPFLVTRQVFSGSGKVFQDRKGADYNISQRAQHICQKISGTTTNDRSIINTRDEPHADEEKYRRLHVIVGDSNMSEFVTYLKTGTTGLVLQMIEDDFIDKDLSLRNPVKSIKDISCDITCKRKIKLDNGKKLSAVEIQKEYLELALRYYSARDFNPMVKDILQKWEYILTKLEENPEQLNKELDWVMKKQLIETYIDRYNLSWGDDRVLMIDLQYHDIRTDKGLYYLLEKEGMATRICSDAEIEDAMQNPPQDTRAKLRGDFIKLAKEKNIHYNLDWSYIRIGNLLDVRVMCDNPFQTENRRITELMRLIERSRPVRRRFFF, from the coding sequence ATGGAAAAACGAATTTACGGGTTAGAAAGTGAATATGGTATTATTTTTACCTCCAACGGACGTAAAACCCTCCCAGTTGAAAAGGTAGTCCGATACCTCTTTGAACAACTGGTCACAACGGAAGGATTTTTGAACGTCTTCCTGGAAAATGGAGCTCGATTCTACCAAGATACCGGCTATCATCCCGAATATGCGACCCCGGAATGTACCAACCCCCTGGATCTCGTTCGATATGATAAAGCCGGGGAGCGTATTTTAGAAAAACTCCTCAACTACGCTGAATATAAAATAGCCAAAGAAGGGATATCGGGAAACCTGGCCATCTTTAAAAACAATACCGACTTCATAGGTAATTCCTACGGCTGCCACGAAAATTACCTGGTCGATCGAAATGCCAATTTCTACTACCTGGCCGAGCAACTCATTCCCTTCCTGGTCACCCGACAAGTCTTTTCCGGCTCAGGTAAGGTTTTCCAGGATCGAAAGGGGGCCGATTATAACATCTCCCAACGGGCCCAACATATCTGTCAGAAAATCTCCGGAACGACCACCAACGACCGGAGTATCATCAATACCCGAGATGAACCCCATGCCGATGAGGAAAAATACCGCCGACTTCACGTCATCGTCGGAGACTCCAATATGTCCGAGTTCGTGACCTATCTGAAAACCGGAACTACGGGTCTGGTTCTCCAAATGATCGAAGATGACTTCATCGACAAAGATCTCTCCCTGCGAAATCCGGTAAAATCCATCAAGGACATCTCCTGTGATATTACCTGCAAACGAAAGATCAAGCTGGATAACGGAAAAAAACTCTCTGCCGTGGAAATTCAAAAAGAATATCTGGAACTGGCCCTCCGATACTACAGCGCTCGAGACTTCAATCCCATGGTCAAAGATATTCTCCAAAAATGGGAATATATCCTGACCAAACTGGAAGAAAACCCGGAACAGCTCAATAAAGAACTCGATTGGGTCATGAAAAAGCAATTAATTGAAACCTATATCGACCGGTATAACCTCTCCTGGGGAGATGATCGGGTTCTCATGATCGACCTCCAATACCATGATATTCGAACCGATAAAGGCCTTTACTATCTCCTGGAAAAAGAAGGGATGGCCACCCGCATCTGCAGTGATGCAGAAATCGAAGACGCCATGCAAAATCCACCCCAGGATACCCGGGCGAAACTTCGGGGCGACTTTATCAAACTGGCCAAGGAAAAAAACATCCACTACAACCTGGATTGGAGCTATATCCGAATCGGAAACCTCCTGGATGTTCGGGTCATGTGTGATAATCCCTTCCAAACCGAGAACCGCCGTATTACAGAACTGATGCGGCTGATTGAACGATCTCGACCGGTTCGAAGACGATTCTTCTTCTAA
- a CDS encoding alkaline phosphatase family protein yields MYLPDYQNGSIVNLISSISKSLGDTPLYEPLETLKPELWSGSRTLLLMVLDGLGYEYLINYGKGSILYENLKDKLTSVFPSTTAASLTTFVTGLAPQQHAITGWFMYLKELGTVSAILPFKPRNGGVSFSQTQVEPRKIFDQPSIFEKIKVPSYVVTHKDFVKSDYTCATTGKTKRVYYRNLKGFFKKIKRIIRWHPHRKFIYAYWSEFDRLCHKYGTRSKEVTDHFADLNKRLAAFLNSIEGTHTTIIITADHGLLDTDTSHVIQLKNHPKLAETLILPLCGEPRVAYCYVRPSKTRQFEEYIATHLAEYGELYRSEELVEKNYFGLFEPHKNLFDRIGDYTFILKDRYILKDFLLGEKEQFNIGNHGGLSREEIFVPLIVIQR; encoded by the coding sequence ATGTACTTACCTGACTACCAAAACGGAAGTATCGTCAACTTAATAAGCTCCATCTCAAAATCCTTAGGAGATACCCCCCTTTACGAACCTTTAGAAACCTTAAAACCAGAATTATGGTCCGGATCCAGAACTCTCCTCCTGATGGTTTTGGATGGATTAGGTTATGAATATTTAATCAATTACGGAAAAGGAAGTATCCTCTATGAAAATCTTAAAGATAAACTGACTTCTGTATTTCCTTCCACCACAGCAGCCAGTTTAACCACCTTTGTCACCGGACTTGCACCCCAACAACATGCCATTACCGGCTGGTTTATGTATCTGAAAGAGCTGGGAACGGTTTCTGCCATCTTACCCTTTAAGCCGAGAAATGGTGGGGTTTCCTTTAGTCAAACCCAGGTTGAACCCAGAAAAATATTCGATCAACCGTCCATCTTTGAGAAAATTAAAGTCCCTTCCTATGTGGTGACCCACAAAGATTTTGTCAAATCCGACTATACCTGTGCAACTACGGGAAAAACAAAACGGGTCTATTATCGTAATCTGAAAGGATTCTTTAAAAAGATAAAAAGAATTATTCGCTGGCATCCCCATCGGAAGTTTATTTATGCCTATTGGTCCGAGTTCGATCGTTTGTGCCACAAGTATGGGACCAGAAGTAAAGAAGTTACCGACCATTTTGCCGATTTAAACAAAAGATTAGCGGCGTTTTTAAACTCCATAGAAGGGACCCATACCACCATAATTATTACGGCAGATCATGGCCTTTTGGATACCGATACCTCCCACGTTATCCAATTAAAAAACCATCCTAAACTCGCTGAAACTTTGATACTTCCCTTATGTGGAGAGCCCCGGGTAGCCTATTGTTATGTTCGTCCATCCAAAACCAGGCAATTTGAAGAGTATATAGCGACCCATCTGGCTGAGTATGGGGAGCTTTATAGAAGTGAAGAATTGGTCGAGAAGAATTATTTCGGCTTATTTGAACCCCATAAAAATTTATTCGATAGAATTGGAGATTACACCTTCATTCTAAAGGACCGGTATATCCTCAAGGATTTTCTTCTCGGTGAAAAAGAGCAGTTTAATATTGGGAACCATGGGGGTTTAAGTCGAGAAGAAATATTTGTTCCTTTGATTGTTATCCAAAGGTAA
- a CDS encoding sulfite exporter TauE/SafE family protein translates to MQKFLLIVAAGLGAGFINAVAGGGSLISFPALFLSGLPAVMANATSTVALWPGSLASVWAYRLRIWYKRKQAMALALPSLLGGLLGSVILLHTPEKAFRLIVPYLILLACALLVVQGQVGRWVTRRTKTNPKGASRALWIVQFLISVYGGYFGAGIGILMLAAMAIFMPEDLQSANALKVFFATLINGIAAFYFILTGAADLGAAGIMAGASIVGGYAGARLAQRLPPKLLRAVVVGFGIIIALRLF, encoded by the coding sequence ATGCAAAAATTTTTGCTTATTGTGGCTGCGGGGCTGGGAGCCGGTTTTATAAATGCGGTCGCCGGTGGGGGTTCCTTGATCAGTTTCCCGGCTCTGTTTTTGAGCGGCTTGCCTGCTGTTATGGCAAACGCTACCAGTACGGTGGCCCTGTGGCCTGGATCTCTGGCCAGTGTTTGGGCTTATCGCTTACGTATCTGGTATAAACGAAAACAGGCCATGGCCCTTGCACTTCCTTCACTTCTGGGTGGACTTCTGGGTTCTGTTATTCTCTTACACACTCCTGAAAAAGCCTTCCGACTCATCGTCCCCTACCTTATTTTACTTGCCTGTGCCCTGCTGGTTGTACAGGGGCAGGTTGGAAGGTGGGTAACCCGGCGAACCAAAACAAATCCTAAGGGGGCTTCACGAGCCCTGTGGATCGTCCAGTTCCTCATCTCCGTTTATGGTGGTTACTTTGGTGCAGGTATTGGCATTCTCATGCTTGCCGCTATGGCTATTTTTATGCCCGAAGATTTGCAATCTGCCAATGCCCTCAAGGTTTTTTTTGCCACCCTTATCAACGGAATCGCTGCCTTTTATTTTATTTTAACCGGTGCGGCAGATCTCGGTGCTGCCGGAATTATGGCCGGAGCCTCCATTGTCGGTGGCTACGCCGGGGCCCGCCTGGCCCAGCGCTTACCTCCTAAACTGCTCCGTGCGGTTGTGGTAGGTTTTGGGATTATCATCGCCTTACGCCTCTTTTAG
- a CDS encoding ARMT1-like domain-containing protein, with translation METTYICAECLMRQAREACDLAFEEWNSRYETMLWAIDKLQNSFQGATPALLGTEIHRMIKNAATGDPYLKFKKKSNEVAKQVFEIISPKVKTLREAFLVATTSNAIDATVADYTSFEVAENLIQLIQQGLQTGFAIDESKKLEEVLQGVDSVLFLTDNCGEIVFDKLILKRLVEMGKTVVISPKEEPILNDATVEDVMEMGLDEYGVVIPHTRDQEGLTLQTMSEGFIDVWDNSDLVLAKGMSYYQTLFGVRENIACLLRANCEPVARSLGVKKGDNVLLF, from the coding sequence ATGGAAACGACCTATATCTGTGCAGAATGCCTGATGCGTCAGGCTCGAGAAGCTTGTGATCTGGCCTTTGAAGAATGGAATTCCCGCTATGAAACCATGTTATGGGCCATCGATAAACTCCAGAATTCCTTTCAAGGTGCCACGCCCGCCTTACTGGGCACCGAGATTCATAGAATGATCAAAAATGCGGCCACCGGGGACCCTTATCTGAAGTTTAAAAAGAAAAGTAATGAGGTCGCCAAACAGGTTTTTGAAATCATCTCACCGAAGGTAAAAACTCTAAGAGAGGCTTTCCTTGTAGCTACTACCAGTAACGCCATCGATGCAACGGTGGCCGACTATACGAGCTTTGAGGTAGCTGAAAATCTCATTCAACTTATCCAACAGGGCTTACAAACCGGTTTTGCCATTGATGAGAGTAAAAAACTGGAAGAAGTCCTTCAAGGGGTCGATAGTGTTTTATTCTTAACGGATAACTGTGGGGAGATTGTTTTCGATAAGCTGATCTTAAAGCGATTGGTTGAGATGGGCAAAACGGTGGTCATTTCCCCGAAAGAAGAGCCGATCCTGAATGATGCGACGGTAGAGGATGTCATGGAGATGGGTTTGGATGAGTACGGGGTAGTTATTCCCCATACCCGGGACCAGGAAGGCTTAACCCTCCAGACCATGTCGGAAGGATTCATCGATGTATGGGACAACTCGGACCTGGTCCTTGCCAAGGGAATGAGTTATTATCAGACCCTGTTTGGGGTTCGAGAGAATATCGCCTGTTTACTCAGGGCAAACTGTGAACCGGTAGCCCGGAGTCTGGGAGTTAAAAAAGGAGATAATGTACTTCTATTTTAA